The Glycine soja cultivar W05 chromosome 4, ASM419377v2, whole genome shotgun sequence genomic sequence ATATTCAAACATATTTTGACCCCTAAGAAAATTCTTACCTCAAGAAAGAATTATTAATCTCATCCTCTTCATAGGTTAGACACtgatagattttaaaaaatattgtacacTTGTTTGATCTAATTTGAGGTAACTTTGAATAAATTTAGTTTTGTAACCATTTCAATGTATTAGTTGAATCAATTCACCAATGGAAAAGGTCCATTGAGTCTTTTACTGTATATTAACAGTTATTACTATAGTGTAACATATAGTAATAACTGTTAAACTTGGGTATGATTCCTTGACACTTTCTAAACTTTAAACTTGGGTATGAATTTGGAACATATTACAAGCTAATTAATAAGATGAATAAAGAAGACTTCTTTTGGTATTGAAGAAACATTACATATATGATCATTATTTTACCATAGCCACATTGAAGTATTTATTCACAAGAGAATACAATTACTAGACACCTCCTCTTTTAATGGGGATGGCTTGCTTCTCTACATAggaaaaatagtaaaagaaaattgttaaaaaaaaatgggcaTTATTGTTGTTGCTCATTCTAGGCTGCACAAGTAGGAGCTTTTCCTGTTATTGTGGGCTTGACATTAGCACATTTAGCTGTTGCTGCAGCTCCATTGAATGTGAGATCAATATCAGCCATCTCTACACCCTCACATGGTACACCACTACTACAAACAAGAACCACCCCTTCTTGACTTCCTGAAGTGCCCTTAATGTTCTTGAAGGAAACCTTGCTTATCTTGATTTTTGACGGATTCTATGCCATCATAAGAAcaaaaaatggaataaaaatcagtcttttaaatcaatttagTGTATGAACTATAGTCactaaaataatatcatcatcCTATACATTAATGGATAACGAATTAAATACCTGCTTGGAGCATTGGTTCCAAGGACAATACTCTTGGTCAATGATGATAGGGTTCGTAACATTATTCATGGTAAGATCTTCAAAATGCATATCAGTAATTGTAATTGCTCCTGGCGTGTTAGGCCAAGTCTTAATTCTCACACCGTTATCTGTTCCATTCAAAGTGCAGTTCTTAACTAGAAAACCTGCAACAGGCTCTTCAGAATCATACTTCCCAAGGCTTCCAACACTAATGCCATGACCAGGTCCACAATTCACATTTTGGACAGTTATATTTTTGCAACCATCACCCAATGAGACACAGTCATCTCCGGTAGCAATGTTTGTGTTAAGAATCTTCACATCTGTGGATCTTCCAATGTGGATTCCGTCGGTGTTGGGGCTATCTTTTGGTGCACTAACTTTAAACCCATCAAATGTGAAATTGTTGCACCCCAAAACATTCACATGAAAGTTTTTGCTATCCTTGGAAGTAATGTCACGGACAATTGAATTATTGaggaaattaaaaccaaaattctGTTGACATTTGAGAAATAAAGCATAAAAGGGAGTTAAATTTGTGTTAGAAGGCacaagatatttttaatttcaatattaatACTTATTTACCATGCAAAGCATCTTGCAGTCCTTGTTTGTTGTACAATCATTTTGTTTCCAAGCAGTTGCCCCTTGACCATCAAAAACACCTTTACCCGACAGGGTGAAAGAGTTAACATATTGAACAAC encodes the following:
- the LOC114409638 gene encoding polygalacturonase-like, with the translated sequence MKFTIITIFFSLFLLDFGFAQQGDLDISRFGGKPNTNIGQAFLSAWTQACASPTAVKIVIPAGTYQMGAVDVKGPCKAPIEVQVDGTIQAPANPTDLKAAHQWFVVQYVNSFTLSGKGVFDGQGATAWKQNDCTTNKDCKMLCMNFGFNFLNNSIVRDITSKDSKNFHVNVLGCNNFTFDGFKVSAPKDSPNTDGIHIGRSTDVKILNTNIATGDDCVSLGDGCKNITVQNVNCGPGHGISVGSLGKYDSEEPVAGFLVKNCTLNGTDNGVRIKTWPNTPGAITITDMHFEDLTMNNVTNPIIIDQEYCPWNQCSKQNPSKIKISKVSFKNIKGTSGSQEGVVLVCSSGVPCEGVEMADIDLTFNGAAATAKCANVKPTITGKAPTCAA